A part of Catenulispora sp. GP43 genomic DNA contains:
- a CDS encoding ricin-type beta-trefoil lectin domain protein has product MKPRAPGKDFRVPPPRGARRRRRAGRLAAAVGLLALAGSALYAPAAATAASSTKTQATAASTAVLDGSARFEVLTPTLIRMEYAGDNQFQDSETFNAVNRSFPAVSFTTSVSGGYRVITTSSITLRYKEGSGPFTAANTSITVAGTNTTAAPSFPSYCAFGTACEAEDGLLSWGAMAAYDHNNYTGSGFVAGFTQVHSAVQQDVSAVPSGGTYQLSVRYANAAGGDGQSITRTLSTTVNGAPGPTLSMPVTGSWDTWSTVSVPVTLNAGVNTIGIVQNASDSANVNVDSLAVTASGAAYPAPGASSALLTTAYGAGPTDTLGGWSGSLDNQNPATATERPGILDRDGWYLLDDSRSALLNANGTVTDRPGHGGQPYQDGYFFGYGSDYKQGLSDLNALTGSANLLPESAYGVWYSRYYAYSTSDYENTLLPTFRSTHTPLDWLVVDTDWKSPNQWDGWNWNTSLFPDPNAFMTWTQQQGLQTALNIHTAISGSDPQFSAANSTAGGLSPDVTRSGDYEFDWSNPNQLAAYFNLHKPFEQQGVREWWLDYCGGCGNSTASDPHVAPGNFINQAYAQDGTARGLRGFSFGRIGSSSQAGDNGNYALGPWSERRNTMQFTGDTEATWAMMALEAQFAGDEAAAGISNVSNDIGSFHGDHLADDMYARWVQLGAFQPIDRLHSDHGDRLPWNYGTAADASAERFLRLREALVPYTYTLAAQAHTTGVPIIRPLYLDYPSNNEAYTFKQEYLYGDNVLVAPITTASDANGNGSVSAWVPPGTWTDYFTGTSYTGPTTVTITDPLNEMPVLIKSGGIMPQRTNYVNDSNASPLTLVTLSVAAGADGSFPLYQDAGEGNGYQSGQSTTTPLSWSDASRTLTIGADTGGFTGAATQRSYTLRLSNTAAPTAVFVDGTQVPETAWAYNPNERTTTVTTGALPVGAQHTISLTGSATANPTSGEVVGDAGLCLDTRGGTSTDGTAMQLYTCNHSTAQQFTHTAGSTLQVLGKCVDASNAGTANGTPIQLYTCNTTGSQNWVTQSNGELINPQSGRCLTVTGGNTTPGAVQLTLQDCTDAASQVWKLPPGPVVGPGGLCVDVAGADPSYATATQLWGCNQTDAQRWYTPGDSTIRVFGKCLDVDNGGTANGTQVQLYDCNGTGSQTWVTQSNGSLLNPQSGRCLDDPDNNEKAGDLLQIYDCNSTAAQQFSLGG; this is encoded by the coding sequence ATGAAACCACGCGCTCCCGGCAAGGACTTCCGCGTTCCACCGCCCCGCGGCGCCCGGCGCCGACGACGCGCGGGCCGACTGGCGGCCGCCGTCGGCCTGCTCGCCCTGGCGGGCTCGGCCCTGTACGCACCGGCCGCCGCGACCGCCGCCAGCAGCACCAAAACGCAGGCGACGGCGGCGTCGACGGCCGTCCTGGACGGCAGCGCCCGCTTCGAAGTGCTCACCCCGACCTTGATCCGCATGGAGTACGCCGGGGACAACCAGTTCCAGGACTCCGAGACTTTCAACGCTGTAAACCGCTCGTTCCCCGCGGTGTCCTTCACGACGTCGGTGAGCGGCGGCTACCGCGTCATCACCACCAGCTCGATCACCTTGCGCTACAAGGAGGGGAGCGGGCCGTTCACCGCCGCGAACACCTCGATCACGGTCGCCGGGACCAATACGACGGCCGCGCCGTCGTTCCCGTCCTACTGCGCGTTCGGCACCGCCTGCGAAGCCGAGGACGGACTGCTCAGCTGGGGCGCGATGGCCGCCTACGACCACAACAACTACACCGGGTCCGGCTTCGTCGCCGGCTTCACCCAGGTGCACAGCGCGGTCCAACAGGACGTCTCGGCCGTCCCGTCCGGCGGGACCTACCAGCTCAGCGTGCGCTACGCGAACGCCGCCGGCGGCGACGGCCAGAGCATCACCCGCACCCTGTCGACCACCGTCAACGGCGCGCCGGGTCCGACGCTCAGCATGCCCGTCACCGGTTCCTGGGACACCTGGTCCACGGTGTCCGTCCCGGTCACGCTGAACGCCGGCGTCAACACGATCGGCATCGTGCAGAACGCCTCGGACAGCGCCAACGTGAACGTCGACAGCCTGGCGGTGACCGCCTCCGGCGCCGCCTACCCCGCGCCCGGCGCCTCCAGCGCACTGCTGACCACCGCCTACGGCGCCGGCCCCACCGACACCCTCGGCGGATGGTCCGGCTCGCTGGACAACCAGAACCCGGCCACCGCGACCGAGCGGCCGGGCATCCTGGACCGTGACGGCTGGTACCTGCTGGACGACTCCCGCTCGGCGCTGCTGAACGCGAACGGCACCGTCACCGACCGGCCCGGCCACGGCGGCCAGCCCTATCAGGACGGCTACTTCTTCGGCTACGGCAGCGACTACAAGCAAGGCCTGTCCGATCTCAATGCCCTGACCGGCAGTGCGAACCTGCTGCCGGAATCCGCCTACGGCGTCTGGTACTCGCGCTACTACGCCTACAGCACCTCCGACTACGAGAACACGCTGCTTCCCACGTTCCGCAGCACGCACACGCCGCTGGACTGGCTGGTCGTCGACACCGACTGGAAGTCCCCCAACCAGTGGGACGGCTGGAACTGGAACACCTCCCTGTTCCCCGATCCCAACGCGTTCATGACCTGGACCCAGCAACAAGGCCTGCAGACGGCTCTCAACATCCATACCGCCATCTCCGGCTCGGACCCGCAGTTCTCCGCCGCGAACAGCACCGCCGGAGGCCTGTCCCCCGACGTCACGCGCTCCGGCGACTACGAGTTCGACTGGTCGAACCCGAACCAGCTGGCGGCGTACTTCAACCTGCACAAGCCCTTCGAACAGCAGGGTGTGCGCGAGTGGTGGCTGGACTACTGCGGCGGATGCGGCAACTCCACGGCCAGCGACCCGCACGTCGCCCCCGGCAACTTCATCAACCAGGCCTACGCCCAGGACGGCACCGCCCGCGGCCTGCGCGGCTTCTCCTTCGGCCGCATCGGCTCCTCCTCGCAGGCCGGCGACAACGGCAACTACGCGCTGGGACCGTGGTCGGAGCGGCGCAACACCATGCAGTTCACCGGCGACACCGAGGCCACCTGGGCCATGATGGCGCTGGAGGCGCAGTTCGCCGGGGACGAGGCCGCGGCCGGGATCTCCAACGTCAGCAACGACATCGGCAGCTTCCACGGAGACCACCTGGCCGACGACATGTACGCCCGCTGGGTGCAGCTGGGTGCCTTCCAGCCCATCGACCGCCTGCACTCCGACCACGGCGACCGGCTGCCCTGGAACTACGGCACGGCCGCGGACGCCAGCGCCGAACGGTTCCTGCGGCTGCGCGAGGCGCTCGTGCCGTACACGTACACGCTGGCCGCGCAGGCGCACACCACCGGCGTGCCGATCATCAGGCCCCTGTATCTGGACTACCCCTCGAACAACGAGGCGTACACGTTCAAGCAGGAGTACCTGTACGGCGACAACGTGCTCGTGGCCCCGATCACCACCGCGAGCGACGCCAACGGAAACGGCTCCGTCAGCGCGTGGGTCCCGCCGGGCACCTGGACCGACTACTTCACCGGCACCAGCTACACCGGCCCGACCACGGTGACCATCACCGACCCGCTCAACGAGATGCCCGTCCTGATCAAGAGCGGCGGCATCATGCCCCAGCGCACCAACTACGTGAACGACAGCAACGCCTCGCCGCTGACCCTGGTCACGCTCTCCGTCGCGGCCGGCGCCGACGGCTCGTTCCCGCTCTACCAGGACGCCGGGGAGGGCAACGGCTACCAGAGCGGCCAGTCGACCACGACGCCGCTCTCCTGGAGCGACGCCTCGCGCACGCTGACCATCGGCGCCGACACCGGCGGCTTCACCGGCGCCGCGACTCAGCGCTCGTACACCCTGCGGCTGTCGAACACGGCCGCCCCGACCGCCGTCTTCGTCGACGGCACCCAGGTCCCCGAGACCGCGTGGGCCTACAACCCGAACGAGCGCACGACGACCGTGACCACCGGCGCGCTCCCGGTCGGCGCGCAGCACACGATCAGCCTGACCGGCAGCGCCACCGCCAACCCGACCAGCGGGGAGGTCGTCGGCGACGCCGGCCTGTGCCTGGACACCCGCGGCGGCACCAGCACCGACGGCACGGCCATGCAGCTCTACACCTGCAACCACAGCACCGCGCAGCAGTTCACCCACACCGCCGGCAGCACCCTTCAGGTCCTCGGCAAGTGCGTGGACGCCTCCAACGCCGGCACCGCCAACGGAACCCCGATCCAGCTCTACACCTGCAACACCACCGGCTCGCAGAACTGGGTCACACAGAGCAACGGCGAACTGATCAACCCGCAATCAGGACGCTGTCTCACGGTCACCGGCGGCAACACAACGCCTGGCGCGGTCCAACTGACACTCCAGGACTGCACCGACGCCGCGTCCCAAGTCTGGAAGCTCCCGCCCGGCCCGGTCGTCGGCCCCGGCGGCCTATGCGTGGACGTGGCCGGCGCCGATCCGTCGTACGCGACCGCCACTCAACTGTGGGGCTGCAACCAGACCGACGCCCAGCGCTGGTACACCCCGGGCGACAGCACGATCCGCGTGTTCGGCAAGTGCCTGGACGTCGACAACGGCGGGACCGCCAACGGCACGCAGGTCCAGCTGTACGACTGCAACGGCACCGGCTCGCAGACGTGGGTGACGCAGTCGAACGGGTCGCTGCTCAACCCGCAGTCGGGGCGCTGCCTCGACGATCCCGACAACAACGAGAAGGCGGGCGACCTGTTGCAGATCTACGACTGCAACAGCACCGCGGCGCAGCAGTTCAGCCTCGGGGGCTGA
- a CDS encoding ABC transporter permease subunit has translation MTWRQFRTQAIIGISALVLLAAYLVILGEQIRHTYDADAAQCAKGACAGVMNEFTDRYDTQVDVLGYALIVVPVLVGMFWGVPLITRELEAGTHRLAWNQSVTRGRWLAVKLGFVGLAVVAFTGLCSLLLTWAASPIDKVHDNRFTPLVFDARDIVPVAYGAFAFLLATTFGLFVRRTVPAMAAVLVVFAVVQGVIPTMVRPDYVAPVSQTVPLTKAEVSGLSFFGEYGTVGGVSVHGGPWIVSTSAVLDASGKDVGHTAWWSNCVNVASPAQLPDCVAKENAHVDVTLQPADRFWSFQWYETGIFALFGVVLAGLCFWRIRSRLS, from the coding sequence ATGACCTGGCGCCAGTTCCGCACCCAGGCGATCATCGGTATCAGCGCCCTGGTACTGCTGGCGGCCTACCTCGTGATCCTCGGCGAGCAGATCCGCCACACGTACGACGCGGACGCCGCGCAGTGCGCGAAGGGCGCCTGCGCGGGCGTGATGAACGAGTTCACCGACCGGTACGACACCCAGGTCGACGTCCTCGGGTACGCGCTGATCGTGGTCCCGGTGCTCGTCGGCATGTTCTGGGGCGTACCGCTGATCACCAGGGAGCTAGAGGCGGGCACGCATCGGCTGGCCTGGAACCAGTCGGTGACGCGCGGCCGCTGGCTGGCGGTGAAGCTGGGATTCGTCGGCCTGGCCGTGGTGGCGTTCACCGGCCTGTGCAGCCTGCTCCTCACCTGGGCCGCGAGCCCGATCGACAAGGTGCACGACAACCGCTTCACCCCGCTGGTCTTCGACGCGCGCGACATCGTCCCGGTCGCCTACGGCGCCTTCGCCTTCCTGCTCGCCACGACCTTCGGCTTGTTCGTCCGGCGCACGGTCCCCGCGATGGCCGCGGTCCTGGTCGTCTTCGCGGTCGTGCAGGGCGTCATACCGACGATGGTCCGCCCGGACTACGTCGCCCCGGTCAGCCAGACGGTCCCCCTGACCAAGGCCGAAGTCAGCGGCCTGTCATTCTTCGGCGAGTACGGCACGGTCGGCGGCGTCAGCGTCCACGGCGGCCCGTGGATCGTCTCGACCAGCGCGGTGCTCGACGCCTCCGGCAAGGACGTCGGCCACACCGCATGGTGGTCGAACTGCGTGAACGTGGCATCCCCGGCGCAACTGCCGGACTGTGTCGCCAAGGAGAACGCCCACGTCGACGTGACACTCCAGCCTGCCGACCGTTTCTGGTCGTTCCAGTGGTACGAGACGGGCATCTTCGCCTTGTTCGGCGTGGTGCTGGCGGGTCTGTGCTTCTGGCGGATCCGGAGCAGGCTCTCCTGA
- a CDS encoding ABC transporter ATP-binding protein, with the protein MTPVLEARGLGKRYGRRHALTDCDLSIPQGRVIGLVGPNGAGKSTLLQLACGLIKPSSGTITVLGERPGTDAAQLAKVGFVAQDTPVYAALSVADHLKMGARLNPGWDDRLAQRRLAQIGLDPDQRAGRLSGGQRAQLALTVAVAKRPELLIFDEPAAALDPLARRGFLENLIEFIADLGASAILSSHALSDVQRVCDHLIVLTDSRVQIAGDVAQLLADHRRFTGRRTDFEAMPPGSRIVHIDHTPAGSSAIVRAGQAPPTGPWHVEDLDLETLVLAYMTREAGR; encoded by the coding sequence ATGACACCCGTTCTGGAAGCCAGGGGCCTCGGCAAGCGCTACGGCCGCCGCCACGCCCTGACCGACTGCGACCTGAGCATCCCGCAGGGCCGCGTGATCGGGCTGGTCGGCCCCAACGGCGCCGGCAAATCCACGCTGTTGCAACTGGCCTGCGGTCTGATCAAGCCGAGTTCGGGCACCATCACCGTGCTCGGCGAGCGGCCCGGCACCGATGCCGCGCAGCTGGCCAAGGTCGGCTTCGTCGCGCAGGACACGCCGGTGTACGCCGCGCTGTCCGTCGCCGACCACCTGAAGATGGGAGCGCGGCTGAACCCCGGCTGGGACGACCGGCTCGCGCAGCGCCGGCTCGCGCAGATCGGCCTGGACCCGGACCAGAGGGCCGGACGGCTGTCCGGCGGCCAGCGCGCGCAGCTGGCGCTCACCGTCGCCGTGGCCAAGCGGCCGGAGCTGCTGATCTTCGACGAGCCGGCCGCCGCGCTCGACCCGCTGGCCCGGCGCGGGTTCCTGGAGAACCTGATCGAGTTCATCGCCGATCTCGGCGCGAGCGCGATCCTGTCCTCGCACGCGCTCTCTGACGTCCAACGGGTCTGCGACCACCTGATCGTGCTCACCGATTCCCGGGTCCAGATCGCGGGGGACGTGGCACAGCTGCTGGCGGACCATCGCCGATTCACCGGGCGCCGCACCGATTTCGAGGCCATGCCGCCGGGATCGCGGATCGTCCACATCGACCACACGCCGGCCGGCAGCAGCGCGATCGTCCGCGCCGGCCAGGCGCCGCCGACCGGGCCGTGGCACGTCGAGGACCTCGACCTCGAGACACTCGTGCTGGCCTACATGACGCGGGAGGCCGGACGATGA
- a CDS encoding sensor histidine kinase, which yields MSVQDRQRPTGRAGAAADVLFALLGAAVLAFTADRFAHDGRAWVFDTVADGTVCAAALARRRHPLAAAIAGLAVSTVAAVVATLAGLPSEPGAAAILALAVLAITAVRVLPSVPATAIALCGVFVAGAGRLGTALGYQTSHAAYRVGAETWLAAVALGLWLRYLDRRRHDTAERVRRDERLAMARELHDVVAHHITGIVLQTQAARITARRGQDPEDLDDALTEIEAAGTEALTAMRRVVALLRDTDDAVTTAAGTGPEDLAELVARFAGHGPAVTLSMPQRNETQWPPEIASTVYRVVQESLTNIARHAMNARSATIAITQGADGIRVEVADDAPATPPRHLHRPGFGLIGMRERVEALGGTLEAGQRAGGGGAGWVVSAVLPVSRSGPDSASCSDSSSDSAASLSTPTSTSAPGAPR from the coding sequence GTGAGCGTACAAGATCGGCAACGGCCGACGGGGCGGGCCGGGGCCGCGGCGGACGTCCTGTTCGCACTGCTGGGCGCGGCGGTGCTGGCGTTCACCGCCGACCGCTTCGCGCACGACGGCCGCGCCTGGGTCTTCGACACGGTGGCCGACGGCACGGTGTGCGCGGCCGCGCTGGCCCGGCGGCGTCACCCGCTGGCGGCGGCGATCGCCGGACTCGCGGTGAGCACCGTCGCGGCAGTCGTCGCGACGCTCGCCGGGCTGCCCAGCGAACCGGGCGCGGCCGCGATCCTCGCGCTGGCGGTGCTGGCGATCACGGCGGTCAGGGTGCTGCCATCGGTGCCGGCCACGGCGATCGCGCTGTGCGGCGTGTTCGTCGCCGGAGCCGGCCGGCTCGGCACGGCCCTGGGGTATCAGACCTCGCACGCGGCGTACCGGGTCGGCGCCGAGACCTGGCTGGCCGCGGTCGCGCTGGGCCTGTGGCTCCGCTACCTGGACCGCCGCCGGCACGACACCGCCGAGCGCGTGCGCCGCGACGAGCGGCTGGCGATGGCCCGGGAGCTGCACGACGTGGTCGCGCACCACATCACGGGCATCGTGCTCCAGACGCAGGCGGCGAGGATCACCGCGCGCAGAGGTCAGGACCCTGAGGATCTCGACGACGCGCTGACCGAGATCGAAGCGGCCGGCACCGAGGCCCTGACGGCGATGCGCCGCGTGGTCGCCCTGCTGCGCGATACCGACGACGCGGTCACCACCGCCGCCGGCACCGGCCCGGAGGACCTGGCCGAGCTGGTCGCGCGCTTCGCCGGCCACGGCCCCGCGGTGACCCTGAGCATGCCGCAGCGGAACGAGACGCAGTGGCCGCCGGAGATCGCCTCGACGGTCTACCGCGTGGTGCAGGAGTCGCTGACGAACATCGCCCGCCACGCGATGAACGCCCGCTCGGCCACCATCGCGATCACGCAGGGCGCGGACGGCATCCGCGTCGAGGTCGCCGACGACGCCCCGGCCACGCCGCCCCGCCACCTGCACCGCCCCGGCTTCGGCCTGATCGGCATGCGCGAGCGGGTCGAGGCGCTGGGCGGGACGCTTGAGGCGGGGCAGCGGGCGGGCGGCGGCGGGGCGGGGTGGGTGGTGAGTGCGGTGCTGCCGGTTTCGCGCTCGGGCCCGGACTCGGCTTCGTGCTCTGATTCATCCTCGGACTCGGCTGCCTCGCTCTCCACCCCAACCTCGACCTCCGCCCCAGGAGCCCCCCGTTGA
- a CDS encoding response regulator: MTITVLLADDQAMVRRGLRLILEDQPDITVVAEATDGAEAVGLARRLRPDVCLVDIRMPRLDGIEVTRALAGPGVADPLRVVVVTTFDLDEYVYGALQAGALGFVLKDAGPALLAEAVRAASSGDALISPSVTVRLLKHIAPPRAKKAGRQPAQPLSVREVEVVKSIAAGRTNQEIAAELFISLSTVKSHLASIQGKLGVRNRVGVAAWAWENRLMDPGL, encoded by the coding sequence TTGACCATCACCGTCCTGCTCGCCGACGACCAGGCCATGGTCCGCCGCGGCCTGCGCCTGATCCTCGAGGACCAGCCCGACATCACCGTGGTCGCCGAGGCCACCGACGGTGCCGAGGCGGTCGGGCTCGCGCGGCGGCTGCGGCCTGATGTGTGCCTGGTGGACATCCGCATGCCGCGCCTGGACGGCATCGAGGTGACCCGCGCGCTCGCCGGGCCCGGGGTGGCCGATCCGCTGCGGGTCGTCGTCGTGACCACCTTCGATCTCGACGAGTACGTCTACGGCGCGCTTCAGGCCGGGGCGCTCGGGTTCGTGCTCAAGGACGCGGGGCCCGCGCTGCTCGCCGAGGCGGTGCGGGCGGCGAGTTCGGGCGATGCGCTCATCTCGCCGTCGGTGACGGTGCGGCTGCTCAAGCACATCGCGCCGCCGCGGGCCAAGAAGGCGGGGCGGCAGCCGGCCCAGCCGTTGTCCGTGCGGGAGGTCGAGGTGGTGAAGTCCATCGCGGCCGGGCGGACCAATCAGGAGATCGCCGCGGAGCTGTTCATCTCGCTGAGTACCGTCAAAAGCCATCTGGCGAGCATCCAGGGGAAGCTGGGGGTCCGGAACCGGGTCGGGGTGGCGGCGTGGGCTTGGGAGAACCGGCTGATGGATCCGGGTCTCTAG
- a CDS encoding pentapeptide repeat-containing protein — MLARLTGPLLADADAESHRAALQALAALAGEHPEQRQPIADAVCRYLREPAEQAPAGEQAVALLAALARQHPDADGAAADAPCAAGCEQCLDLVLDGAILPDVDFGECRLGAVSLTDTHFHGDSVFAGARFADQALFQRSVFEGDASFAGARFNRAADFGRARFRADADFSRARFHSIAWFGRGEESLDEEDEAWEEIETRRTVAWDELNEDDPNWPIAELTDEYQMWEEGGDGTRFNHGVSFADAAFAREAWFWKARFGSAVSFQRCVFGGRVHLIQPAVDLTGARLTAAAQEKGQEWPEGQDWPLGWTTAAGLEDDGAALVVLDTSLTPYHLHLADPDPEVRLAGLRILGDLGDAEPDLRERIADTVCAYLRTPLSFAVATDLFDLAPAQFTELRARRAAQRLLTERTRPRPGRPLWEDIDLQLSGATLIDFDASDCRLARADFSGAQFYGTTSFAGATFGGKQSVAGTEVSFALNSGGQQGRATFHGTADFTGVALRSSGLMRCRFHADSSVRASGTDQDLIRVLLGARLAGDVAEVTADFREALRSFSENAPYKLSREACDELVQNVEYGTVPGPPDAPWEGRTGLKITGTDMLLTDLARPPAGADCLPLVGPGQREAAKSVIRVLLEALEAD, encoded by the coding sequence ATGCTTGCTCGGCTCACAGGTCCCCTACTGGCCGACGCGGACGCTGAGTCCCACCGCGCCGCCCTTCAAGCGTTGGCAGCCCTCGCCGGGGAGCATCCCGAGCAGCGGCAGCCGATCGCCGACGCCGTGTGCCGCTACCTGCGCGAGCCCGCCGAGCAGGCGCCTGCCGGGGAGCAGGCCGTCGCGCTGCTGGCGGCGCTGGCACGTCAGCATCCTGACGCCGACGGGGCCGCGGCGGACGCGCCGTGCGCCGCCGGCTGCGAGCAGTGCCTCGACCTGGTGCTGGACGGTGCCATCCTGCCGGACGTCGACTTCGGCGAGTGCCGCCTGGGCGCCGTCAGCCTCACCGACACCCACTTCCACGGCGACTCCGTCTTCGCCGGCGCCCGCTTCGCCGACCAGGCGCTGTTCCAGCGGTCGGTCTTCGAGGGCGACGCGTCCTTCGCCGGTGCGCGCTTCAACCGCGCGGCGGACTTCGGGCGGGCCAGGTTCCGGGCGGACGCCGACTTCTCGCGCGCCCGCTTCCACAGCATCGCCTGGTTCGGCCGGGGCGAGGAGTCCCTGGACGAGGAGGACGAGGCCTGGGAGGAGATCGAGACGCGGCGCACCGTCGCCTGGGACGAGCTCAACGAGGACGACCCGAACTGGCCGATCGCCGAACTCACCGACGAGTACCAGATGTGGGAGGAGGGCGGCGACGGCACGCGCTTCAACCACGGCGTGTCCTTCGCCGACGCGGCGTTCGCCCGCGAGGCCTGGTTCTGGAAGGCACGCTTCGGCAGCGCGGTGTCCTTCCAGCGCTGTGTGTTCGGCGGACGGGTCCACCTCATCCAGCCCGCGGTCGACCTCACCGGCGCCCGGCTGACCGCGGCCGCCCAGGAGAAGGGGCAGGAGTGGCCGGAGGGCCAGGACTGGCCCCTGGGCTGGACGACCGCCGCGGGCCTGGAAGACGACGGCGCCGCGCTCGTGGTCCTGGACACCTCGCTCACGCCCTACCACCTGCACCTCGCCGATCCCGATCCCGAGGTCCGGCTGGCCGGGCTCCGGATCCTCGGCGACCTCGGCGACGCCGAGCCGGATCTGCGGGAACGCATCGCCGACACGGTCTGCGCCTACCTGCGCACTCCCCTGTCGTTCGCCGTGGCCACCGACCTGTTCGACCTCGCCCCGGCGCAGTTCACCGAGCTGCGGGCCCGCCGCGCCGCCCAGCGCCTGCTCACCGAGCGGACGCGGCCCCGTCCCGGCCGGCCGCTGTGGGAGGACATCGACCTCCAGCTCTCCGGCGCCACCCTGATCGACTTCGACGCCTCCGACTGCCGCCTGGCCCGCGCCGACTTCAGCGGCGCCCAGTTCTACGGCACGACGAGCTTCGCCGGCGCGACGTTCGGCGGCAAGCAGTCCGTGGCCGGCACGGAGGTCAGCTTCGCGCTGAACTCCGGCGGGCAGCAGGGCCGCGCCACCTTCCACGGCACCGCCGACTTCACCGGCGTCGCGCTGCGCTCCTCCGGCCTCATGCGCTGCCGCTTCCACGCCGACAGCTCGGTCCGCGCCTCGGGCACCGACCAGGACCTGATCAGGGTCCTGCTGGGCGCCCGGCTCGCCGGCGACGTGGCGGAGGTGACCGCCGACTTCCGCGAGGCGCTGCGCTCGTTCAGCGAGAACGCGCCGTACAAGCTGAGCCGGGAGGCCTGCGACGAGCTCGTCCAGAACGTGGAGTACGGGACCGTCCCGGGCCCGCCGGACGCCCCGTGGGAGGGCCGGACCGGACTGAAGATCACCGGCACCGACATGCTGCTCACCGACCTGGCGCGACCTCCGGCCGGCGCCGACTGCCTCCCGCTGGTCGGACCCGGGCAGCGGGAGGCGGCGAAGAGCGTCATCAGGGTTCTGCTGGAGGCGCTGGAGGCGGACTAG
- a CDS encoding GNAT family N-acetyltransferase produces the protein MPIAVKSVSDSEFDTWSDAVSVGFLHYEKRGQGDFRRLMWEEGISQGRVLGGFDGEQIVGTHATFHTDLTVPGGAALGVGAVTAVTVQATHRRRGILKGLMALGLRQSAERGEAASILIPSEWPIYGRFGYGPATEEAMVQIDATAAALRAPLPGTVELIGAEQWCEEMPAVYDRIRTTTPGAIERPLWRWRMDAGLVRPAGRPEDKSTMFAVLRDEAGIIRGSASYQAKSAGERVGFTPNTTLSASVLAETPAVRARLMQFLWEQDWVVRVDVETERADAAWRLFMSNPRAARQSDRYDTLWLRVLDASAALSARTYQSEGRIVLSVRDEGGPADGVYALEGGPAGATVKRTTESPDLTLPVQSLGSMLLGGYAPSLLVSADLVTEERHGALAVADRMFKTPTQPFAPTWF, from the coding sequence ATGCCCATAGCCGTCAAGTCCGTCTCCGACTCGGAGTTCGACACCTGGTCCGACGCGGTCAGCGTCGGGTTCCTGCACTACGAGAAGCGCGGCCAAGGCGACTTCCGCCGCCTCATGTGGGAGGAGGGGATCTCCCAGGGACGCGTACTCGGGGGTTTCGATGGCGAGCAGATCGTCGGCACGCACGCGACTTTTCACACGGACCTCACAGTCCCTGGCGGCGCGGCTCTCGGCGTTGGTGCCGTCACAGCGGTGACCGTTCAGGCGACGCATCGCCGCCGCGGCATCCTCAAAGGCCTGATGGCGCTCGGCCTCCGGCAGTCGGCGGAGCGCGGCGAGGCCGCCTCCATCCTGATCCCCTCGGAATGGCCGATCTACGGACGCTTCGGCTACGGCCCGGCGACCGAAGAGGCCATGGTCCAGATCGACGCCACCGCGGCCGCCCTGCGGGCCCCGTTGCCCGGCACGGTCGAACTGATCGGCGCCGAGCAGTGGTGCGAGGAGATGCCCGCCGTCTACGACCGCATCCGCACGACGACCCCCGGCGCGATCGAGCGGCCGCTGTGGCGGTGGCGGATGGACGCCGGTCTGGTCCGCCCGGCGGGCCGGCCCGAGGACAAGAGCACGATGTTCGCGGTCCTGCGCGACGAGGCCGGCATCATCCGCGGCTCGGCGAGCTACCAGGCGAAGTCCGCCGGCGAACGCGTCGGCTTCACCCCGAACACGACCCTCAGCGCGTCGGTCCTGGCCGAGACCCCGGCGGTGCGGGCGCGGCTGATGCAGTTCCTGTGGGAGCAGGACTGGGTCGTCCGCGTCGATGTCGAGACCGAGCGCGCCGACGCCGCCTGGCGGCTGTTCATGAGCAATCCGCGCGCGGCACGCCAGTCCGACCGCTACGACACGCTGTGGCTGCGCGTTCTCGATGCCTCCGCTGCCTTGTCGGCGCGGACGTACCAGAGCGAGGGCCGGATCGTCCTGTCCGTCCGCGACGAGGGCGGCCCCGCCGACGGCGTCTACGCGCTGGAAGGCGGCCCGGCCGGCGCGACGGTGAAGCGCACGACTGAGAGCCCTGATCTGACGCTTCCGGTACAGAGCCTCGGGTCGATGCTCCTGGGCGGGTACGCGCCTTCCCTGTTGGTGTCGGCGGATCTGGTGACGGAGGAGCGTCACGGCGCCCTGGCCGTCGCCGACCGGATGTTCAAGACCCCGACGCAACCCTTCGCACCGACCTGGTTCTGA